The sequence below is a genomic window from Streptobacillus canis.
AAATTTATTGCTGAACAAGTAGTAGAAAATGAAGAACAGATTAAGAGAAAAACTGTAGAAAGTATACAAAGATTAGAGTCTAAAGGATATAAATATTCTGCTAGAGAATTTTTAGCTAAGGCTTACGATAATATTAAGAAAACTAATGTAAACTCATATATACTTGCTGCAGCTAGAGTAATGAATAGTATAGAAAGAGATGGAAGATAATGAGACTAGATAAATTTTTAAAAGTTACTAGGGTTGTTAAGAGAAGAACTATAGCTAACGAATTATGTGATTCTGGTAATGTATCAGTAAATGGAGATACAAAAAAAGCTCTTTATTCTGTTAAAGAAGGAGATAAAATAGATATTAAATTCTATAACAGAAACTTTGTGGTTAACGTATTAAAATTACCACCTGAATCATTAAGAAAAGAAGATATAGAGATGTATATTAAAATAGAAGAAATTAAATAAAAGCACGAGATTATTTCTCGTGCTTTTCTAATTCTAATAAGTATCTTTTTATATATTCCCCACCGTTATATCCACCTAAACTACCATTTTTATTAATAACTCTATGACAAGGAATGATAATTGGTATAGGGTTCTTGTTATTAGCTCCACCAACAGCTCTACATGACTTTTCATTATTTATTTCCTTAGCTATATCTTTATAGCTTTTAGTATTACCGTATGGAATCTTTACTAATGTATTCCATACACTTTTTTGAAAATCAGTTCCTTCAAATTTTAGTGGGAGCTCAAAAACTTTTCTATCCCCATTAAAGTATTCTAAAAGTTGTTTTTTAACTTTCCTAGATAGATTATTTTCAATATATTTTTTCTTTTTATTCACATTAATATTTATTTCTATCAAATGAGTTTCATCACAGATTATTTCAATACAGCCTAGTACTTTATTTTCTATATATGATATATACATTATCTTATAGTAAACCTTATGCTATTGTTATTAAATATATTAAGTGAATAAATAAGGTTATTATCATAGATTAAAGTTACAGTATCCTTGTTGTGTTCAAACTCTTTAAACATATTTAAAACTATTGCTTTTGATTCAATTTCTTTAATATCACTATCTGAAATCTGTACCATTAGAGATATTATCTCAGTAATATCTTCTAAATCCTCTTTCTTAGCATTAGAGAAATTAAATACTAATTGTGTAACTTCAAAATCATTGTATTGTATTATGAAGTATGATTCAGTATATCCAAAAATTTGTGAATAGAAATATATATTTGAGTCCACTTCTTTATTAACGAATTTACTTACATCGTATTTAGTTGGACCATATTTTTTATTAAATTCTTCAATAACATTGTCAAGTAACATGTTTTTAAATATATTCTTATTTACACTCTCTATAGCTATGGTATTATTATTTGTTGATATTACGAATCTATTAAATACAAAAATAGTACTTGAAAGTATAATAATAGCTAGGAAAAATCTTAATTTATTATTCAAAATATCACCTCTTGATTCATTTTAACATTTTAGTATTTTTTATTCAATAAGTGATATAAAAAAATATATGAAAAATAGATGGATAAATCTATTAAAAAGCTAGTAAAAATCAATAAAATATGATATAATTTAAGTAATAAAAAATATATTAAAATGGAGGAATTATGTCGAAAAAAAATTATGGTGGAGAAAGCATCACGGTCTTAGAGGGATTAGATGCCGTAAGAGTAAGACCAGGGATGTATATAGGGACAACTTCTTCAAGAGGATTACATCATCTAGTATGGGAAATAGTAGATAATAGTATAGATGAGGCTCTTGCAGGAGTATGTGATACAATCACAGTTAAAATGCTTCCAGATTCAGAAATAGAGATTTCAGATAATGGTAGGGGAATACCTACAGAAATGCATAAATCAGGAAAATCAACACTAGAAGTAGTAATGACAGTACTTCATGCTGGAGGTAAATTTGATAATTCTAACTATCAATTCTCAGGAGGATTACATGGAGTTGGAGTTTCAGTAGTTAATGCTCTTTCAGATAGATTAGAAGCTACAGTTACAAGAGATGGTAAAGTTGTAAGACAAATATTCTCAAGAGGAAATGCAATTACAGAAGCTTTAGAAATTGGAAAAGCACCAGCTAAAGCACATGGAACTACAATTAAATTTAAACCAGATGCAACTATCTTTGAAACTATATTATTTGATTATGATATATTACAAAGAAGACTTAAAGAGTTAGCTTATCTAAACAAAGGAATAAAAATAGTATTAATAGATGCTAGAAAACCTGAAAAAGTTAAAGAAGAAACTTTCCACTTTGAGGGTGGTATAGTAGACTTCGTTACTGAACTTGTTGGTGATGATAAGATAATAGATGAAGTAATCTATATGAAAGATAGAGTGATGCTTTCAGAAGGTGAAGTAGATGATGAAGGTAACCCTATTCCTGATAAATATTCAGAAGTAGAAATAGCTTTAATATATAAGAACTCACAATCTACAGTAGAGTATTCATTTGTTAATAATATTAATACTACAGATGGAGGAACTCACGTTTCAGGATTAAGAAGTGCTTTAACTAGAACGATTAATGATTTAGCTAAAGAAGCTAATAGTAAGAATGAATTTAAAGGTGAGGATGTAAGGGAAGGATTAGTATATGTACTAAGTTTAAAATTCCCAGAACCACAATTTGAGTCACAAACTAAATCAAAACTTGGATCTTCTGAAGCTACAAGTATAGTATCAGGAGTAGTAGGAAATAAACTTAAAATGTATTTAGAAGATCATCCTAAAGATTGTAAGGTTATAGTTGATAAAATAGCTATATCTAAACAAGCAAGGGAAGCTGCTAAAAGAGCAAGAGATCTAGTTACTAAGAAAAATGAATTTAGTTTAGGGGGACTTCCTGGAAAACTTGCTGACTGTCAATCTAAAGACCCTTCAGCTTCAGAAATATTCATAGTCGAAGGAGATTCAGCGGGTGGATCAGCAAAACAAGGAAGATTTAAAGAATTCCAAGCAATACTTCCATTACGTGGAAAGATATTAAACGTTGAGAAATCAAATGAACATAAGATATTAGAAAATTCAGAAATTAAAGCTATGATTACAGCTTTTGGTGCTGGATTTGGAGATAAGTTTGATATAGAGAAATTAAGATATCATAAGATAATAATAATGACCGATGCCGATGTCGATGGTGCACATATTAGAACACTTATGCTTACATTCTTCTATAGATACTTAAGAGAATTAATCAATAATGGGCATGTATATATAGCTCAACCACCTTTATATAAAATTACAACTAAGAGTGGTAAAAAAGAACAAGTTAAATATGCATATTCTGATGAGCAGTTAAAATCTATAACTAGAGTACTTGATGAAAAATTAGGTCAAGATAACAATGGTAAGAATAGGTATAACGTGCAAAGATATAAAGGGTTAGGAGAAATGAATCCAGATCAGTTAAAAGAAACTACTATGGATCCAGATATCAGAACTTTATTAAAAGTTACACTTGAAGATGCACAATATGCAGATAAGATGTTCTCTATACTAATGGGAGATAAAGTAGAACCAAGAAGAGAGTTTATAGAAGAACATGCAAATTACGTAAGAAACTTAGATATATAGGGAGGTTGAAATGGCAGATTTATTCGATAATGAAGATGAAATAATAGAAGATATAGACTCGACATTAGATCAGGACAGTCAAAGTGCAATAGAAGCAGTAATGCAACAGACTCAAATGTCAAATGAACAGTTAATATATATAGAAGATGAGATTAAAGCATCTTATCTAGATTACTCTATGAGTGTTATAGTTTCAAGGGCCTTACCGGATGTAAGGGATGGATTAAAACCAGTACACAGAAGAATACTATACGCTATGGATGAATTAAAAATGTATCATAATACTCCATTTAAAAAGTCAGCAAGACTAGTTGGGGAAGTATTAGGTAAGTATCACCCACATGGTGATAGTGCAGTATATAACTCTATGGTTAGAATGGCACAAGATTTCAATACTAGATATATGCTAGTAGATGGACATGGAAACTTTGGATCTATAGATGGAGATTCTGCAGCAGCGATGAGATATACTGAGGCAAGAATGTCAAAAATTGCTGAAGAAATGCTAGTAGATATCAATAAAGATACTATAGATTGGAGAAAAAACTTTGATGAAAGTTTAGATGAACCAACAGTATTACCTGCTAAATTACCAAACCTATTATTAAATGGTACTACAGGGATAGCAGTAGGTATGGCAACTAATATACCACCTCATAATTTAGGAGAATTATCTGATGGAATAGTTGCATTAATAGATAATAGAGATATTACTATAGATGAATTAATAACTCATGTTAAAGGTCCTGATTTCCCTACAGGTGGTATTATCTATGGTAAAGCTGGAATATATTCAGCATATAGAACAGGTAGAGGTAAAGTAAGAGTAAGTGCAAGAACTGAAATTGTTACTGATAAAAAAGGAAAACAAAGTATAGTTATTACAGAATTACCTTATCAAATTAATAAATCTAACTTAATTAAGAGAATAGGTGAATTAGTTAAGGATAAAGTAATTACTGGTATATCTGATTTAGCTGATTTATCAAGTTTAGATGGAATTAGAATAGTTATAGATATTAAAAGAGGAGAAGAAGCAGAAATAGTACTTAATAAATTACTTAAATTTACTGACTTACAATCTACTTTTGGTATCATAATGTTAGCATTAGTTAATAATGCGCCTAAGATATTAAATCTAAAAGAAATATTAGAAAAATACTTAGAACATAGATATGATGTTATTACAAGAAAAACAATATTTGATTTAAATAAAGCTAAAGATAGAGCACATATATTAGAAGGATTAAGAAAAGCACTTGATCATATAGATGAAATTATTGCTACTATTAGAGGAAGTAAAACAAGAGCTTTAGCTAAGGAATCATTAATAGCT
It includes:
- a CDS encoding RNA-binding S4 domain-containing protein, with amino-acid sequence MRLDKFLKVTRVVKRRTIANELCDSGNVSVNGDTKKALYSVKEGDKIDIKFYNRNFVVNVLKLPPESLRKEDIEMYIKIEEIK
- a CDS encoding methylated-DNA--[protein]-cysteine S-methyltransferase — translated: MYISYIENKVLGCIEIICDETHLIEININVNKKKKYIENNLSRKVKKQLLEYFNGDRKVFELPLKFEGTDFQKSVWNTLVKIPYGNTKSYKDIAKEINNEKSCRAVGGANNKNPIPIIIPCHRVINKNGSLGGYNGGEYIKRYLLELEKHEK
- the gyrB gene encoding DNA topoisomerase (ATP-hydrolyzing) subunit B; this translates as MSKKNYGGESITVLEGLDAVRVRPGMYIGTTSSRGLHHLVWEIVDNSIDEALAGVCDTITVKMLPDSEIEISDNGRGIPTEMHKSGKSTLEVVMTVLHAGGKFDNSNYQFSGGLHGVGVSVVNALSDRLEATVTRDGKVVRQIFSRGNAITEALEIGKAPAKAHGTTIKFKPDATIFETILFDYDILQRRLKELAYLNKGIKIVLIDARKPEKVKEETFHFEGGIVDFVTELVGDDKIIDEVIYMKDRVMLSEGEVDDEGNPIPDKYSEVEIALIYKNSQSTVEYSFVNNINTTDGGTHVSGLRSALTRTINDLAKEANSKNEFKGEDVREGLVYVLSLKFPEPQFESQTKSKLGSSEATSIVSGVVGNKLKMYLEDHPKDCKVIVDKIAISKQAREAAKRARDLVTKKNEFSLGGLPGKLADCQSKDPSASEIFIVEGDSAGGSAKQGRFKEFQAILPLRGKILNVEKSNEHKILENSEIKAMITAFGAGFGDKFDIEKLRYHKIIIMTDADVDGAHIRTLMLTFFYRYLRELINNGHVYIAQPPLYKITTKSGKKEQVKYAYSDEQLKSITRVLDEKLGQDNNGKNRYNVQRYKGLGEMNPDQLKETTMDPDIRTLLKVTLEDAQYADKMFSILMGDKVEPRREFIEEHANYVRNLDI